In Sparus aurata chromosome 3, fSpaAur1.1, whole genome shotgun sequence, the following are encoded in one genomic region:
- the LOC115579197 gene encoding major histocompatibility complex class I-related gene protein-like: MRNKWMLHSLKYSVTSSTGIQNLPEFLATAEVDELLMGSCDSNKRLDVKQDWANKTFKDHPEQEWYKNMCFQDLPDLFKSFTNDLMDLFNQSGGVHVVQVVGGCEWDDETGEVKGFFQFGYDGEDFIALDPNTFTWIALRPEAVTFKKWWDADEEYKRSLKFTATQLFPHWLKKYVKYGRSFLLRTELPSVSLLQKTPSSPVSCLATGFYPHRASLFWRKDEEELHEEVDHGEILPNHDGTFQMSVDLNLSSVTPEDWTKYDCVFQLFGVKEDIITKLEKVRIRTNKGKSEIRGLKPSNMTVLVTAAVVVLALILIGAAGFIVYKKKK; this comes from the exons tgctacactCCCTGAAGTATTCCGTAACTTCATCAACTGGAATCCAAAACCTCCCAGAATTTCTGGCAACCGCAGAAGTTGATGAACTTCTGATGGGGTCCTGTGACAGCAACAAAAGGCTGGATGTGAAACAGGACTGGGCGAATAAAACTTTTAAAGATCATCCTGAGCAGGAGTGGTACAAAAATATGTGTTTCCAGGATTTGCCAGACCTCTTCAAATCCTTCACTAACGATTTGATGGATCTCTTCAACcaaagtggag gtgtccatGTTGTACAGGTGGTGGGaggctgtgagtgggatgatgagactggagaggtcaaaggtttctttcagtttggttatgatggagaagacttcATAGCATTGGAtccaaatacatttacatggaTCGCTCTAAGACCTGAGGCTGTCACCTTCAAAAAGTGGTGGGACGCTGACGAAGAGTACAAAAGAAGCTTAAAGTTTACTGCTACTCAGCTTTTTCCACACTGGCTAAAGAAGTATGTGAAGTATGGAAGGAgctttctgctgagaacag AGCTtccttcagtgtctctcctccagaagactccttcctctccagtcagctgcctcgctacaggtttctaccctcacagagcctcactcttctggaggaaagatgaagaggagcttcatgaggaggtggaccacggagagattCTCCCCAACCAtgatggaaccttccagatgagtgttgacctgaacctttcatcagtcacacctgaagactggacgaagtatgactgtgtgtttcagctctttggtgtgaaggaggacatcatcaccaaactggagaaagttcggatcagaaccaacaaaggtaagagtgagatcagagggt tgaagcccagtaacatgaccgtcctcgtcactgctgcagtggttgttcttgctctcattctcatcggtgctgctggattcatcgtttacaaaaagaagaaa